Proteins from a genomic interval of Mesobacillus sp. S13:
- a CDS encoding inner membrane protein YpjD — protein MGDLYITRLHEITIVIYAASVLLYFIDFLNSNRRANKIAFWLLAFVWGFQTIFLLFYMFDQGRFPVLTLFEGLYFYAWVLVTLSLAINKLLKVDFIVFFTNILGFIIMAIHTFAPVQYDSNVMSEQLVSELLLIHITMAILSYGAFSISVVFSLLYLIQYDLLKRKKWGKLLWRITDLTKLDYWSYILNVIGVPMLILSLILGLQWAWIKVPDLAWYDAKLIGSFIVLAVYSIYLYLRVGKEMYGKSLALWNVASFLIVLINFFLFGKLSSFHFWYQ, from the coding sequence ATGGGTGATCTTTATATTACACGTCTCCATGAAATAACCATTGTGATTTACGCGGCTAGCGTGCTCTTATACTTTATCGATTTTCTTAACAGTAACCGGAGGGCGAACAAAATTGCCTTCTGGTTACTTGCATTTGTATGGGGATTCCAGACGATTTTTCTGCTATTTTACATGTTTGATCAAGGCCGGTTCCCAGTGTTGACCCTGTTTGAAGGGCTTTACTTTTATGCATGGGTGCTGGTAACGCTCTCGCTGGCAATCAATAAACTCTTAAAAGTAGATTTCATTGTCTTTTTTACAAATATTCTTGGATTCATCATCATGGCGATCCATACCTTCGCGCCCGTACAATATGATTCCAATGTGATGTCAGAACAGCTTGTATCGGAACTGCTGCTAATCCATATCACCATGGCGATCCTGTCATATGGGGCATTTTCGATTTCGGTGGTCTTTTCACTGCTTTATCTCATTCAATATGACCTTTTAAAGAGGAAAAAGTGGGGTAAGCTGTTATGGAGGATCACGGATTTGACAAAACTGGATTATTGGTCATACATATTGAATGTCATTGGAGTACCAATGCTGATTCTGAGCTTGATACTGGGGCTTCAGTGGGCGTGGATCAAAGTACCTGACCTTGCCTGGTATGATGCCAAGCTGATAGGATCATTCATCGTTCTCGCTGTTTATAGCATCTACCTGTATTTAAGGGTTGGCAAAGAGATGTATGGGAAATCACTTGCCCTTTGGAATGTAGCATCATTCCTGATTGTATTAATCAACTTTTTCCTTTTTGGAAAATTATCATCTTTCCATTTTTGGTACCAATAA
- the hemC gene encoding hydroxymethylbilane synthase, translated as MRKIIVGSRRSKLALTQTNWVIDQLKKLGAPFEFEVKEIVTKGDKILDVTLSKVGGKGLFVKEIEQAMLDKEIDMAVHSMKDMPAVLPEGLVIGAIPEREDHRDVLISNDHVAFKDLKPGSVIGTSSLRRSAQLLAQRPDLEMKWIRGNIDTRIGKLETEDYDGIILAAAGLKRMGWASDIVTEFIDEDVCVPAVGQGALSIECRGDDEELLQLLEKFTSAETSATVRAERAFLHKMEGGCQVPIAGYAYLNENEEIVLTALVGSPDGKTIFKEQVTGRNPEELGELAADKLISQGAKDLIDKVKQELDSE; from the coding sequence ATGAGAAAAATTATCGTTGGCTCAAGGCGAAGTAAGTTAGCATTGACACAAACAAACTGGGTAATAGATCAGCTGAAAAAACTAGGTGCTCCTTTTGAGTTTGAAGTGAAAGAAATCGTTACAAAAGGAGACAAAATTCTAGATGTCACTTTATCGAAGGTTGGCGGGAAAGGCCTCTTCGTAAAAGAAATCGAACAGGCAATGCTGGACAAAGAAATCGATATGGCTGTCCACAGCATGAAAGACATGCCTGCAGTTCTGCCGGAAGGACTAGTCATCGGTGCAATCCCAGAGAGGGAAGATCATCGTGATGTCCTGATCTCCAACGATCATGTTGCTTTTAAAGATTTGAAACCAGGTTCAGTCATCGGAACAAGCAGTCTGCGCAGAAGTGCCCAGCTGCTGGCACAGCGCCCTGATCTTGAAATGAAGTGGATCCGCGGAAATATTGATACAAGAATCGGAAAGCTCGAAACAGAAGACTATGACGGTATTATTCTTGCTGCTGCCGGCTTGAAGCGCATGGGATGGGCCAGTGATATAGTAACTGAGTTCATTGATGAAGATGTTTGTGTGCCGGCTGTCGGCCAGGGTGCTCTATCAATCGAGTGCCGCGGTGACGACGAGGAGCTGCTTCAGCTTCTTGAAAAATTCACATCAGCGGAAACAAGCGCGACAGTTAGGGCAGAAAGAGCGTTCCTTCATAAGATGGAGGGCGGCTGCCAGGTGCCAATTGCCGGATATGCCTATCTTAACGAGAACGAAGAAATCGTCCTGACAGCACTAGTCGGTTCTCCGGATGGAAAGACCATCTTCAAGGAGCAGGTAACAGGAAGAAATCCAGAAGAGCTTGGTGAGCTTGCAGCTGACAAACTCATCAGCCAGGGAGCGAAGGACCTGATCGACAAGGTCAAACAGGAGCTTGATAGTGAATGA
- a CDS encoding valine--tRNA ligase, which yields MMEEYLSMPTKYDPSSIEQGRYEWWIKGKFFEAKDDETKKPYTIVIPPPNVTGKLHLGHAWDTALQDILTRMKRMQGYDVLWLPGMDHAGIATQAKVDEKLRSQGINRYELGREKFLEEAWKWKEEYAQHIRTQWSKLGLGLDYSRERFTLDEGLSKAVKEVFVSLYRKGLIYRGEYIINWDPAAKTALSDIEVIHKDVQGAFYHMRYPLADGSGHIEIATTRPETMLGDTAVAVHPEDDRYKHLIGKTVTLPIVGREIPIVGDDYVDREFGSGAVKITPAHDPNDFEIGNRHNLERVLVMNEDGSMNAKAGKYQGMDRFECRKQIVKDLQEAGVLFKIEEHMHSVGHSERSGAVVEPYLSTQWFVKMQPLADEAVALQSKEEKVNFVPERFENTYMRWMENIRDWCISRQLWWGHRIPAWYHKETGEVYVDHEPPADPENWEQDNDVLDTWFSSALWPFSTMGWPNEEAADYKRYYPTAALVTGYDIIFFWVSRMIFQGLEFTEQRPFKDVLIHGLVRAEDGRKMSKSLGNGVDPMDVIDQYGADSLRYFLTTGSSPGQDLRYSTEKVEATWNFANKIWNASRFALMNMNGLKYEEIDLSGEKSVADKWILTRLNETIETVTRLSDRYEFGEVGRALYNFIWDDFCDWYIEMAKLPLYGEDEAAKKTTRSILAYVLDNTMRLLHPFMPFITEEIWQNLPHEGESITVASWPQVDPALTDKEAADDMKLLVEVIRAVRNIRSEVNTPLSKKVDMFLKAKDEKTLSMLESNRGYIVRFCNPENLEIGLEVNAPEKAMTAVATGLEIIMPLEGLINIDEEIARLQKEKEKLDKEVERVQKKLANEGFVKKAPEKVIDEERAKEKDYLEKRAAVEARINELRN from the coding sequence ATGATGGAAGAGTATTTGTCTATGCCGACTAAATACGATCCGTCTTCAATTGAGCAAGGACGTTATGAATGGTGGATCAAAGGTAAGTTTTTCGAAGCGAAGGACGATGAAACGAAAAAGCCTTATACAATCGTCATCCCGCCGCCAAACGTAACTGGAAAGCTGCATCTTGGCCATGCGTGGGATACAGCGCTTCAGGATATCCTGACACGAATGAAACGCATGCAGGGATATGACGTATTATGGCTCCCAGGAATGGACCATGCGGGCATCGCGACACAGGCAAAGGTTGATGAAAAACTGCGCAGCCAAGGCATCAATCGCTACGAACTGGGCCGTGAAAAATTCCTTGAGGAAGCTTGGAAGTGGAAAGAGGAATACGCACAACATATCCGCACACAATGGTCAAAGCTTGGATTAGGGCTTGATTACAGCCGCGAGCGCTTCACATTGGATGAGGGATTATCAAAGGCTGTAAAAGAAGTTTTCGTTTCTTTATACCGCAAAGGCCTGATCTACCGCGGCGAATACATCATCAACTGGGATCCGGCAGCGAAAACAGCTTTATCTGATATCGAGGTTATCCATAAAGATGTCCAGGGTGCTTTTTACCATATGAGATATCCTCTGGCAGATGGCAGCGGCCATATCGAAATCGCAACGACAAGACCGGAAACGATGCTTGGCGATACAGCGGTTGCTGTCCATCCAGAAGATGACCGCTACAAGCATTTGATCGGCAAGACTGTCACCCTGCCAATCGTTGGCCGTGAGATCCCGATTGTAGGCGATGATTATGTCGATAGGGAATTTGGATCAGGCGCCGTTAAAATCACTCCTGCACATGACCCTAATGACTTTGAAATCGGCAACCGCCATAACCTAGAAAGAGTTCTTGTCATGAACGAAGATGGCTCAATGAATGCTAAAGCCGGCAAGTATCAGGGAATGGACCGGTTCGAGTGCCGCAAGCAAATCGTCAAGGACCTTCAGGAAGCTGGCGTATTGTTCAAGATTGAAGAGCATATGCACTCTGTAGGTCACTCTGAGCGCAGCGGTGCTGTAGTCGAGCCTTATCTATCCACTCAATGGTTCGTAAAAATGCAGCCGCTTGCTGATGAAGCAGTCGCTCTTCAGAGTAAAGAAGAGAAGGTCAACTTTGTCCCTGAGCGTTTTGAAAACACCTATATGCGCTGGATGGAAAATATCCGCGACTGGTGTATCTCCCGTCAGCTATGGTGGGGCCACCGCATCCCTGCCTGGTACCATAAAGAAACAGGTGAGGTATACGTTGATCATGAACCGCCGGCAGACCCTGAGAACTGGGAACAGGATAATGACGTTCTTGATACATGGTTCAGCTCAGCGCTATGGCCGTTCTCGACAATGGGCTGGCCGAATGAAGAAGCAGCTGATTACAAGCGCTATTACCCGACAGCTGCCCTAGTAACAGGCTATGATATTATCTTCTTCTGGGTTTCAAGGATGATTTTCCAGGGACTAGAATTCACAGAACAGAGGCCATTCAAGGATGTATTGATCCACGGACTCGTTCGTGCAGAAGATGGCCGTAAGATGAGTAAGTCACTAGGAAACGGTGTTGATCCGATGGATGTCATCGACCAGTACGGCGCCGACTCACTCCGCTACTTCCTGACAACAGGAAGCTCACCGGGGCAGGATCTCCGCTACAGCACCGAAAAGGTTGAAGCAACTTGGAACTTCGCGAATAAAATTTGGAACGCATCCCGTTTTGCGTTGATGAATATGAATGGCCTTAAATATGAAGAAATCGATTTGAGCGGCGAGAAATCAGTTGCTGACAAGTGGATTTTGACAAGATTGAATGAAACAATCGAGACTGTGACAAGACTTTCAGACCGTTATGAGTTTGGTGAGGTTGGCCGAGCGCTTTACAACTTCATCTGGGATGACTTCTGTGACTGGTATATCGAGATGGCAAAGCTTCCGCTCTACGGCGAAGACGAAGCTGCCAAGAAGACGACAAGGTCCATCCTTGCATACGTTCTAGACAACACGATGCGCCTGTTGCATCCCTTCATGCCATTCATTACCGAAGAAATCTGGCAGAACCTTCCTCATGAAGGGGAGTCCATCACGGTTGCAAGCTGGCCGCAGGTTGACCCTGCTTTAACTGATAAAGAAGCAGCAGATGATATGAAGCTACTAGTTGAAGTCATCCGTGCGGTAAGGAATATTCGCTCTGAGGTGAACACACCTCTGAGCAAGAAGGTAGATATGTTCCTGAAGGCAAAGGATGAAAAGACATTAAGCATGCTTGAAAGTAACCGTGGCTATATCGTTCGTTTCTGTAATCCAGAGAACCTGGAAATCGGACTTGAAGTCAACGCTCCTGAAAAAGCGATGACAGCAGTTGCTACAGGACTTGAAATCATCATGCCACTTGAAGGCTTGATCAATATTGATGAAGAAATCGCCCGCCTTCAAAAAGAAAAAGAGAAGCTGGATAAAGAAGTAGAACGTGTCCAGAAGAAGCTGGCTAATGAAGGCTTCGTCAAGAAAGCTCCTGAAAAAGTCATCGATGAAGAACGCGCGAAGGAAAAAGACTATCTGGAAAAACGTGCAGCAGTCGAAGCGCGCATCAATGAATTAAGAAACTAA
- the ysxE gene encoding spore coat protein YsxE: MDDRNFLKEESAVLKQYPINPYFAEDFGKVKKVYTNSGTYALKKIHPHESTDFIKHIQHLYQKGYNRIVPVYPANDGRYAVLHNKSLYYLMPWIPNETREDQSQRHQQLFRELARMHTLSVKELEISEEVKQEHYEKTLKEWEKEEEFINGFLESCEDRVYMSPFELTFCLYYIQIRQAMQFAKQKLESWNEKTKEQKKTRTVTLHGKVSPEHFLFDERGYGYFINFEKARQGSPIQDLLPFLARSLKTQPKYGDEIIDWIYVYFKYFPFREDEMQLFMSYLAFPSGIIRVAEMYHQRKVEVDERKFVQKLQRQYWLLSNTGYVVTKIDEMEKQKEQAKQEGAQS, encoded by the coding sequence ATGGATGATCGCAATTTTTTAAAAGAAGAATCGGCAGTGTTAAAACAATACCCTATTAATCCGTATTTTGCAGAGGATTTTGGCAAAGTGAAAAAGGTCTATACGAATTCAGGCACTTACGCTTTGAAGAAAATCCACCCGCATGAATCAACAGATTTTATCAAACATATCCAGCACCTTTACCAAAAAGGCTATAACAGGATTGTTCCAGTCTACCCGGCAAATGACGGACGTTATGCGGTTTTGCATAATAAATCACTGTACTATCTAATGCCGTGGATACCGAATGAGACGAGGGAGGACCAGTCACAAAGACACCAGCAGCTGTTCAGGGAATTGGCGAGGATGCATACTTTATCAGTCAAGGAACTGGAAATCAGTGAAGAAGTGAAGCAGGAGCATTATGAAAAGACGTTAAAAGAATGGGAAAAGGAAGAAGAATTCATCAACGGATTCCTTGAAAGCTGTGAGGATAGAGTATATATGTCACCGTTTGAACTGACATTCTGCCTGTATTATATACAGATCCGGCAGGCTATGCAGTTCGCCAAGCAAAAACTGGAGTCATGGAATGAAAAGACGAAGGAGCAAAAGAAAACGAGGACGGTAACGCTTCATGGTAAGGTATCTCCTGAACATTTCCTGTTCGATGAAAGGGGCTACGGATATTTCATCAATTTTGAGAAGGCCAGGCAAGGTTCGCCAATCCAGGATTTGCTTCCTTTCCTGGCAAGGTCGCTGAAAACCCAGCCAAAGTATGGAGATGAAATCATAGACTGGATTTATGTCTATTTTAAATACTTTCCATTCCGAGAGGATGAAATGCAGCTGTTCATGAGTTATCTAGCTTTTCCATCAGGCATTATCCGTGTTGCGGAAATGTACCATCAGCGAAAAGTGGAAGTGGATGAAAGGAAGTTTGTCCAAAAACTGCAGCGGCAGTATTGGCTTTTGAGCAATACAGGCTACGTTGTAACCAAGATTGACGAAATGGAGAAACAAAAAGAGCAGGCAAAACAAGAAGGAGCCCAGAGCTAA
- a CDS encoding uroporphyrinogen-III synthase, producing the protein MISANSLQNKTVMIPRGKAHAKSFSELVAKNGGVPVEIPLIAFQPVKTSEKLLKTLTDIHTYDWIIFTSNVTVETFYSFFKKGEVLLPKIAVIGEKTKEILVDKGAKVDFVPGEYVAEGFIEEFLPHVHHGEKVLIPKGNLARDYISSALKEKGAIVDEIIIYETFLPEESRGKLVKMLTEETLDILTFTSPSTIDHFMKIVEEHNLGSKLEHCIVACIGPVSKRKAEQRGLKVHAMPEKYTVEEMLKSVANFLNIGG; encoded by the coding sequence ATGATTTCAGCGAATTCGCTGCAAAATAAAACGGTCATGATTCCAAGGGGAAAGGCTCACGCGAAGTCTTTCTCCGAATTGGTTGCAAAAAATGGAGGGGTTCCGGTGGAAATCCCTCTTATTGCCTTTCAGCCGGTCAAAACTTCTGAAAAACTACTTAAAACACTTACTGATATACATACGTACGATTGGATTATTTTCACGAGTAATGTGACGGTGGAAACCTTTTATTCTTTTTTTAAAAAGGGAGAGGTTCTTCTGCCCAAAATTGCCGTGATTGGCGAAAAAACAAAAGAAATCCTCGTGGACAAGGGTGCTAAGGTAGACTTTGTACCAGGAGAATATGTTGCCGAAGGTTTTATTGAAGAGTTTTTACCACATGTCCATCATGGCGAGAAGGTCTTGATCCCAAAAGGAAACTTGGCGAGGGATTATATCTCTTCCGCTTTGAAGGAAAAAGGCGCAATCGTCGATGAAATCATTATCTATGAAACTTTCCTGCCTGAAGAAAGCAGAGGCAAGCTCGTTAAGATGCTAACGGAAGAAACTCTTGATATACTTACATTTACAAGCCCTTCCACGATCGATCATTTTATGAAAATCGTAGAGGAACATAATTTAGGGAGCAAGCTGGAGCACTGCATCGTTGCCTGCATCGGTCCTGTATCAAAAAGGAAGGCAGAGCAGCGGGGATTGAAGGTCCATGCCATGCCAGAAAAATACACCGTTGAAGAGATGCTGAAAAGTGTTGCTAATTTTTTGAATATTGGAGGGTAA
- the hemL gene encoding glutamate-1-semialdehyde 2,1-aminomutase: protein MRSYEKSIQAFKEATELLPGGVNSPVRAFKSVDMDPIFMEKGKGSKIYDIDGNEYIDYVLSWGPLILGHTNEKVVEGIKKVAELGTSFGAPTLVENELAQLVIDRVPSIEMVRMVSSGTEATMSALRLARGYTGRNKILKFEGCYHGHGDSLLIKAGSGVATLGLPDSPGVPEGVAQNTITVPYNDLESVRYAFEQFGDDIAGVIVEPVAGNMGVVPPVEGFLEGLREITAQNGTVLIFDEVMTGFRVGYNCAQGYYNVTPDLTCLGKVIGGGLPVGAYGGKREIMEQIAPSGPIYQAGTLSGNPLAMTAGLETLKQLTPESYKEFERKADILENGLKAAAEKYGIPHTINRAGSMIGIFFTNENVINYDVARQSNLEFFAAYYREMANEGVFLPPSQFEGLFLSTAHTDEDLEKTIQAAEKAFAKLQNK from the coding sequence ATGCGCTCATATGAAAAATCGATTCAAGCTTTTAAGGAAGCGACAGAACTTTTGCCGGGAGGAGTTAACAGTCCGGTTCGCGCATTCAAGTCTGTTGATATGGATCCTATCTTCATGGAAAAAGGAAAAGGTTCAAAAATCTATGACATCGATGGCAATGAGTATATTGACTATGTACTGTCTTGGGGACCGCTGATCCTTGGACACACGAACGAAAAGGTTGTTGAGGGAATCAAGAAAGTGGCAGAGCTTGGGACAAGCTTCGGAGCACCGACACTTGTCGAGAATGAGCTTGCGCAACTAGTCATTGATCGCGTGCCGTCAATCGAAATGGTGAGGATGGTATCTTCGGGCACTGAGGCAACAATGAGTGCATTGCGACTGGCACGCGGATATACAGGTCGCAATAAAATCTTGAAATTTGAAGGCTGTTACCATGGTCATGGAGACTCATTGCTGATTAAAGCAGGCTCAGGTGTCGCTACACTAGGCTTGCCAGACAGCCCGGGTGTTCCAGAGGGAGTTGCCCAAAACACGATTACAGTACCTTACAATGATCTTGAAAGCGTCCGTTACGCATTCGAACAGTTTGGTGATGATATCGCTGGTGTGATCGTTGAACCAGTAGCTGGGAATATGGGAGTCGTTCCTCCTGTTGAAGGCTTCCTCGAAGGCTTGCGTGAAATCACCGCTCAGAATGGCACAGTACTTATTTTTGATGAGGTTATGACAGGCTTCCGCGTAGGATATAACTGCGCACAAGGCTATTATAATGTAACACCTGACCTCACTTGCCTTGGAAAAGTAATCGGCGGCGGGCTTCCGGTTGGCGCATACGGCGGCAAGAGAGAAATCATGGAGCAAATCGCTCCAAGCGGTCCGATTTACCAGGCTGGCACACTATCAGGCAACCCGCTGGCGATGACAGCTGGACTCGAGACATTGAAGCAGCTGACTCCAGAGTCATACAAAGAGTTTGAGCGCAAAGCTGACATTCTTGAAAATGGCCTGAAGGCTGCAGCTGAGAAATACGGGATTCCGCACACAATCAACCGCGCTGGATCCATGATTGGCATCTTCTTCACAAATGAAAATGTCATCAACTATGACGTGGCCAGACAATCAAACCTGGAGTTCTTTGCAGCCTACTACCGTGAAATGGCAAACGAAGGAGTATTCCTTCCGCCATCACAGTTCGAAGGATTATTCCTGTCTACAGCGCACACAGACGAAGACCTGGAAAAAACCATACAAGCAGCCGAAAAAGCATTCGCTAAGCTGCAGAATAAATAA
- the spoVID gene encoding stage VI sporulation protein D: protein MSQGNQSCLRFSLEESVWFQRGQEVAELVSISLDPNITIQENEQYVSIRGSLELTGEYTCREQQQEVDDQIAALKYVHSVMEREEGVYEFLHRFPVDITIPKNRIESIYDIDIQVEGFDYEFPESDRLKLNADLAITGLYGEQQHEAEEDADSEEAQELEVSYREATAEVDVEVETEAGAANDSQEEREEAHFPEAPAYSFVQQNETLNQQEEDTYEEELYAPFRAEAKKTAAVEDASESEQQAQREPELEYALSDFRGEQEPVMEVEEEEVEVEMEAPEEPVSESMPAEVEESPESSSSPVLKKKKPNMKQGISIAEFLARKEEETEVAKIRVCIVQQGDSLQSISERYDVPVQQLLRVNHLSIDHEVHEGQVLYVPGVAVHNN from the coding sequence TTGTCTCAGGGGAATCAATCGTGCCTGCGATTTTCATTAGAAGAGTCTGTGTGGTTTCAAAGAGGACAGGAAGTCGCGGAGCTTGTCTCGATTTCACTCGATCCGAATATAACCATCCAGGAAAATGAACAATACGTATCCATTCGCGGATCGCTGGAGTTGACTGGGGAATATACATGCCGTGAACAGCAGCAAGAGGTTGATGATCAGATCGCAGCTCTTAAGTATGTGCATTCTGTGATGGAGAGGGAAGAAGGTGTCTATGAGTTCCTTCATCGTTTCCCGGTGGATATCACAATTCCTAAAAACCGGATCGAGAGCATTTATGACATTGATATTCAAGTAGAAGGATTTGATTATGAGTTCCCAGAATCAGACCGCCTGAAGCTGAATGCAGACCTAGCCATCACGGGCCTGTACGGCGAACAGCAGCATGAAGCCGAAGAGGATGCAGATAGTGAAGAGGCACAAGAACTGGAAGTCAGCTACAGGGAGGCTACTGCAGAAGTTGATGTTGAAGTTGAAACAGAAGCAGGTGCAGCAAATGATAGCCAGGAAGAAAGAGAGGAAGCACACTTCCCCGAAGCTCCAGCCTATTCGTTTGTCCAGCAAAATGAGACTTTGAATCAACAAGAAGAAGATACCTATGAAGAAGAACTTTATGCCCCTTTCAGGGCTGAAGCGAAGAAAACTGCTGCCGTAGAGGACGCCTCGGAGTCTGAACAACAGGCTCAACGAGAACCAGAGCTGGAATATGCTCTAAGTGATTTCAGAGGTGAGCAAGAGCCCGTTATGGAGGTTGAGGAAGAGGAAGTGGAGGTAGAGATGGAGGCACCAGAAGAGCCAGTCTCAGAAAGTATGCCTGCCGAAGTGGAAGAGTCTCCTGAAAGCTCATCTTCCCCAGTATTGAAAAAGAAGAAGCCGAATATGAAACAAGGCATTTCCATTGCTGAATTTTTAGCGCGTAAGGAAGAAGAAACAGAGGTTGCTAAAATAAGAGTTTGCATTGTTCAGCAAGGCGACTCGCTTCAATCGATTTCCGAACGCTATGATGTGCCAGTCCAGCAGCTTCTCCGGGTCAATCATCTGAGCATCGACCATGAAGTTCATGAAGGCCAGGTACTATATGTTCCTGGAGTAGCGGTTCATAATAATTAA
- the hemB gene encoding porphobilinogen synthase yields the protein MKHLEFSRHRRLRQTANMRALVRENYLRTEDLIYPLFVVEGENVKKEVSSMPGVYQLSLDNLKEEMTEVDSLGIKSVLLFGVPDEKDEVGCQAYHDHGVLQEAIRVIKKDFPDMVVIADTCLCEYTSHGHCGVIEDGKVLNDPSLELLGKTAVSQAKAGADIIAPSNMMDGFVTAIRFALDEAGFHDVPIMSYAVKYSSAFYGPFREAAESTPQFGDRKSYQMDPANRTEAMREAESDVMEGADFLIVKPGMPYLDIVRDVKNNFNLPVVIYNVSGEYSMVKAAAQNGWVDEKSIVMEMLTGMKRAGSDLIITYHAKDAARWLKEQ from the coding sequence ATGAAACACCTTGAATTTAGCCGTCACCGCCGTCTACGCCAAACAGCGAATATGCGCGCGCTTGTACGTGAAAACTATCTTCGCACTGAAGACTTGATCTACCCGCTTTTTGTCGTTGAAGGAGAAAATGTGAAAAAAGAAGTTTCTTCAATGCCGGGAGTCTATCAATTATCCCTTGATAACTTAAAAGAAGAAATGACAGAAGTGGATTCATTAGGCATTAAATCTGTGCTGCTTTTCGGTGTACCTGACGAAAAAGATGAAGTAGGCTGCCAGGCTTACCATGACCACGGAGTCTTGCAGGAAGCAATCCGAGTCATCAAAAAGGATTTTCCTGATATGGTCGTCATCGCTGACACATGCCTGTGTGAGTACACAAGCCATGGTCACTGCGGTGTCATCGAGGATGGCAAAGTTCTGAACGATCCATCCCTTGAGCTTCTTGGAAAGACGGCTGTCAGCCAGGCAAAAGCCGGAGCAGATATCATCGCCCCGTCCAATATGATGGACGGTTTTGTTACTGCGATTCGTTTTGCTTTAGATGAAGCAGGATTCCATGATGTTCCGATCATGTCTTACGCTGTAAAATATTCTTCTGCCTTTTATGGTCCTTTCCGTGAAGCGGCTGAGAGCACACCGCAGTTCGGTGACCGTAAATCCTACCAGATGGATCCGGCAAACCGTACCGAAGCGATGCGGGAAGCTGAATCAGATGTCATGGAAGGTGCAGACTTCCTGATTGTCAAGCCGGGCATGCCATACCTGGATATCGTCCGTGATGTGAAAAATAACTTTAACCTGCCAGTTGTCATTTATAATGTCAGCGGCGAGTATTCAATGGTCAAAGCAGCAGCACAAAACGGCTGGGTCGATGAAAAAAGCATCGTCATGGAAATGCTGACAGGCATGAAGCGTGCCGGATCAGACTTGATCATCACTTATCATGCAAAAGATGCAGCTCGCTGGCTTAAGGAGCAATAA